A single window of Novipirellula aureliae DNA harbors:
- a CDS encoding DUF3124 domain-containing protein produces the protein MSTPICEEETEKFARHLKLLIFLFLIVPMVLLAGFVEFRFRSLQSSIPHLVPGLRDEARMEIDVMPWHPVEGQRLYVPAYSHVYHEKGEPYFLTVTLNIRNTDIDNEIVVTSVRYFDTSGNELRSMLKKTIKLGPLAATEFVVDRDDKSGGSGASFIVEWQAGTKVNQPLVETVMIDTQGQQGVSFIAPSVVLSERAE, from the coding sequence AACAGAAAAATTTGCCCGGCATCTAAAGCTACTGATCTTTCTTTTTTTGATTGTACCGATGGTATTGTTAGCGGGGTTCGTGGAGTTTCGATTCCGCTCGCTCCAGTCGAGTATTCCACACCTGGTCCCTGGGCTTCGTGACGAGGCTCGTATGGAGATAGACGTGATGCCGTGGCATCCTGTCGAAGGCCAACGGCTGTACGTGCCAGCGTACTCACATGTCTATCACGAAAAGGGTGAACCGTATTTCTTGACCGTCACTCTCAACATCCGCAATACAGACATTGATAACGAAATCGTGGTAACGTCGGTTCGCTACTTTGACACCAGCGGCAACGAACTGCGATCGATGTTGAAAAAAACGATCAAGCTCGGTCCTTTGGCGGCAACGGAGTTTGTGGTTGATCGAGACGACAAGTCAGGTGGTAGTGGTGCGAGTTTTATTGTCGAATGGCAAGCGGGTACAAAAGTCAATCAGCCGCTTGTCGAAACCGTGATGATCGACACGCAAGGCCAGCAAGGGGTATCGTTCATTGCCCCGTCCGTCGTGTTAAGTGAGCGGGCCGAATAG
- a CDS encoding potassium/proton antiporter codes for MLSIDTLILITGILLLLGIVSNKFSARLGMPVLVLFILVGMLAGSEGIGGIEFEDYSLANSIGTIALCLILFDGGLRTPIQTIRSAWKPAGILASVGVLITAVITGLAASWILNLSWLEGLLLGSIVGSTDASVVFSVLRSGGVNIRRRLADTLEVESGSNDPMAIFLTVGLIQVLTGLVPVGLGVVTLFLNQMIVGAVIGVTVGWSGVWLLKQIRLDAAGLYPVIATAMGLLSFGSAVALGGSGFLAVYLTGIVIGNRRPVFHRGILLFHDAVAWICQILMFVALGILSFPSRLLEAAPSALLISVVLIFVARPIAVFLCAWPFKFAVREKIFLSWVGLKGAVPITLATFPMLAGLPGASLMFDIVFFVVLVSAVVQGWSLPPVARYLKLEIPTRQPPPVTLEISSLRDFEGDIVDYFVDENCRVAGRLIRDLALPEGVVIALIARAEQLIPPQGRSQIQAGDHVIVVLRPQVRPIVDRIFAHGQQSPTALPTALEFPLRGSIKVSELEQFYDIRLDANPDATLDDLIRERLRTKNIQLGSTVRFEKIELHVREVSHDGIVEYVGMTILPGGEETNAMR; via the coding sequence ATGCTAAGTATCGACACTCTCATTCTGATCACCGGTATCCTGCTGCTGCTTGGCATCGTGTCCAACAAGTTTTCGGCGCGATTGGGAATGCCCGTTTTGGTTTTGTTCATTCTGGTGGGGATGTTGGCGGGGTCGGAGGGGATTGGTGGGATTGAGTTCGAGGACTATTCGCTTGCTAATAGTATTGGAACAATCGCGCTCTGTTTGATCTTGTTTGATGGCGGTCTTCGTACACCCATCCAAACGATTCGGTCCGCCTGGAAACCGGCTGGAATCCTGGCGTCGGTGGGGGTGTTAATCACGGCCGTGATCACTGGCTTGGCGGCGTCGTGGATATTAAACTTGTCGTGGCTCGAGGGCCTGTTGCTAGGCAGTATCGTTGGTTCGACCGATGCTTCGGTCGTCTTTTCCGTATTGCGCAGCGGCGGCGTGAATATCCGCCGAAGGTTGGCCGATACGCTCGAAGTTGAAAGCGGATCAAATGATCCCATGGCGATTTTTTTAACGGTAGGGTTAATTCAAGTCCTGACGGGATTGGTGCCGGTTGGCCTTGGGGTGGTCACTTTGTTTTTGAACCAGATGATCGTGGGTGCCGTCATCGGAGTCACGGTTGGTTGGAGCGGCGTGTGGTTGCTAAAGCAAATCCGACTTGACGCCGCGGGGTTGTACCCGGTCATCGCGACGGCGATGGGATTGTTGTCGTTTGGTTCGGCCGTCGCGTTGGGAGGCAGCGGTTTTCTAGCGGTTTACTTAACGGGAATTGTGATTGGGAACCGGCGTCCCGTCTTCCACCGAGGCATCTTGTTGTTTCATGACGCGGTGGCATGGATTTGTCAGATACTGATGTTTGTCGCGTTGGGGATTTTGTCATTTCCTAGTCGCTTGCTCGAAGCGGCGCCTTCGGCATTGCTTATTTCCGTCGTGCTGATATTTGTCGCTCGCCCGATAGCTGTGTTTTTGTGTGCGTGGCCCTTTAAATTTGCGGTTCGCGAAAAGATCTTTTTGTCCTGGGTCGGATTAAAAGGAGCCGTTCCCATTACACTTGCGACGTTCCCAATGCTGGCGGGACTTCCAGGAGCCTCGCTGATGTTCGACATCGTTTTTTTCGTGGTCCTGGTTTCCGCGGTCGTTCAAGGTTGGAGTTTGCCACCGGTTGCTCGGTACTTGAAATTGGAAATACCGACAAGGCAGCCGCCGCCGGTGACCTTGGAAATCAGCTCCTTGCGAGACTTTGAAGGCGATATTGTCGATTACTTTGTTGACGAAAACTGTCGGGTTGCAGGTCGTTTGATTAGGGATCTGGCGTTGCCAGAGGGAGTCGTGATCGCGTTGATCGCTCGCGCCGAGCAACTGATTCCCCCGCAAGGACGTTCCCAGATACAAGCGGGTGACCATGTTATCGTCGTTTTGCGTCCACAAGTTCGCCCGATCGTCGATCGCATCTTCGCTCATGGCCAACAGAGTCCAACGGCATTGCCAACCGCTCTTGAATTTCCGCTACGGGGATCAATCAAGGTAAGCGAGTTAGAACAGTTTTATGATATACGACTCGACGCAAACCCAGACGCGACGCTCGATGACCTCATCCGAGAGCGACTGAGGACAAAGAATATCCAATTGGGCTCAACCGTGCGTTTTGAGAAAATCGAACTGCATGTCCGCGAGGTCTCCCATGACGGCATCGTCGAATATGTGGGAATGACGATTTTGCCTGGGGGCGAAGAGACGAACGCTATGAGGTGA
- a CDS encoding ABC transporter permease, with protein sequence MSTTISGSQEEEQEHRQSSQETRRANRIRGLVVWWNRMRVMTIKEYLQLYRDRILIVFMIYAFTLEVFLAGSGVSMQLQNAALQVHDSDHSFASRELIHRFRPPQFRIDGEVLNHGESIDLLDRGEAMMVLDIPPQFQESLLSGDTASVQLQIDTSNPVLGFLATSYGEQIAGQYGLEAATKREGIGVNQQVAPIIQEEHRVWYNANQNDAWFMSVVEMLNVITMFAILLPASAMAREKERGTIEQLMVSPLSTFQMMFPKVLAMTSVILVGTFITIHLILQPCFGVPFRGSLTLFMVVTAVYVFTTAGIGMLLATIARNLAQVGMLTALIFIPMVFLSGAWTPPENMPSVLRALSAVAPLHHYIDASLGIMLKGSGIGLLWDSILAIALFGAAIYGLSMSYFRRQLG encoded by the coding sequence ATGAGTACCACAATATCGGGCAGCCAAGAGGAAGAGCAGGAGCATCGCCAATCATCTCAAGAAACCAGACGCGCGAATCGCATTCGCGGGTTGGTCGTCTGGTGGAATCGCATGCGAGTGATGACGATCAAAGAGTATCTGCAACTCTACCGCGACCGCATATTGATCGTATTTATGATCTATGCATTCACGCTCGAAGTCTTCCTCGCTGGATCCGGTGTCAGCATGCAACTTCAAAACGCAGCATTGCAGGTGCATGATTCGGACCACAGTTTCGCATCACGCGAACTGATCCATCGCTTCCGTCCGCCGCAATTTAGAATTGATGGCGAGGTGCTCAATCATGGCGAAAGTATCGATTTACTCGATCGCGGCGAAGCAATGATGGTGCTCGATATCCCGCCGCAATTCCAAGAATCACTGCTAAGCGGAGACACGGCGAGTGTGCAGCTGCAAATCGACACATCGAATCCCGTGCTCGGATTCTTGGCGACGAGCTACGGCGAGCAGATCGCCGGGCAATACGGACTGGAAGCTGCCACGAAACGCGAGGGAATCGGCGTTAACCAACAGGTCGCTCCAATCATTCAAGAAGAACACCGCGTCTGGTACAACGCCAATCAGAACGACGCATGGTTCATGTCGGTCGTCGAGATGCTGAACGTCATCACCATGTTTGCGATCCTGCTACCGGCATCCGCGATGGCGCGTGAGAAAGAAAGGGGAACCATTGAACAGCTGATGGTCTCGCCGTTGTCCACGTTTCAGATGATGTTTCCAAAAGTGCTTGCGATGACGAGTGTGATCTTGGTCGGCACCTTCATCACTATCCACTTGATCCTACAACCCTGCTTCGGTGTACCGTTTCGCGGTAGCTTGACATTGTTCATGGTGGTAACGGCGGTCTATGTGTTTACGACGGCTGGAATCGGCATGTTGCTAGCCACCATTGCCCGAAATCTCGCGCAGGTAGGTATGTTAACCGCCCTCATCTTCATCCCCATGGTGTTTTTATCTGGAGCGTGGACGCCGCCAGAAAACATGCCATCGGTTCTTCGAGCCCTCAGCGCGGTCGCTCCCTTGCACCATTACATTGACGCCAGTCTGGGCATCATGCTCAAGGGATCCGGTATCGGACTGCTTTGGGATTCGATTCTTGCGATTGCATTGTTCGGCGCTGCAATTTACGGACTCAGCATGAGCTATTTCCGCCGTCAACTCGGCTAG
- a CDS encoding ABC transporter permease, with translation MNIRRVAAVASKEWREIVRDRMFLALTFLVPLSLMLVVGYGLSLDVEDIPLAIVDRDGSALSREYSYRFIDSRYFDFKGYALDRHELPPLLADNKIRAAIIIPENFQKELLGGRPVVVQTIIDGTFPFRAQTTRGYVLAMNTAFTSELLAAFISKKRGIPLAEAARSARPVKLEARYLYNQSMKSDWAIAPRLIMVILMMTPPFYTALGIVREKERGSIYNIYSSTVTRLEFLFGKLIPYVGISSANAAILWLIATQLFGAPFKGSLLFFVPATLLYIICTTGLGLVVSVLVKTQVAAMVVTFIVTVIPSILYSGVIVPISSLSESAQATAHALPAMYYTNIIVGTFMKGVGLRELWPDVLVLALYAIGLMTIGYRMFHKRPST, from the coding sequence ATGAACATCCGCCGCGTCGCCGCCGTAGCATCCAAGGAATGGCGAGAGATTGTGCGTGACCGCATGTTTCTCGCCTTGACGTTCCTGGTGCCGCTGTCGCTAATGTTGGTCGTTGGCTATGGGCTGTCGCTCGATGTGGAAGACATCCCGCTCGCGATTGTCGATCGTGATGGCTCGGCTCTCAGCCGCGAATATTCGTATCGCTTTATCGACTCGCGTTACTTCGACTTCAAGGGTTACGCGTTAGATCGTCATGAACTGCCACCGCTCTTGGCGGACAACAAGATCCGCGCTGCCATCATCATCCCCGAAAACTTTCAAAAAGAACTCCTTGGCGGGCGTCCGGTTGTTGTTCAAACAATCATTGACGGAACGTTTCCATTTCGCGCCCAAACAACCAGGGGCTATGTGTTAGCGATGAACACCGCCTTCACCAGTGAGTTGTTGGCCGCGTTCATCTCGAAGAAGCGGGGGATTCCGCTCGCGGAAGCAGCCAGATCAGCAAGACCAGTCAAATTGGAAGCGAGATACCTTTACAACCAAAGCATGAAAAGCGACTGGGCGATTGCCCCGCGATTGATCATGGTCATCCTGATGATGACGCCACCGTTCTACACAGCACTCGGAATCGTTCGCGAGAAAGAACGCGGCTCGATCTACAACATCTATTCATCGACCGTCACGCGGCTTGAATTTCTTTTCGGAAAATTGATTCCCTATGTCGGGATTTCCTCTGCAAACGCCGCGATTCTTTGGCTGATCGCGACCCAGCTTTTCGGAGCACCCTTCAAAGGCAGTCTGTTGTTTTTTGTCCCGGCAACACTGCTGTACATCATCTGCACGACAGGTCTGGGATTGGTTGTTTCCGTGTTGGTAAAAACCCAAGTGGCGGCGATGGTGGTGACGTTTATCGTCACAGTGATTCCCTCCATTCTTTACTCAGGCGTAATCGTTCCCATCTCTTCGCTGAGTGAATCGGCACAGGCAACGGCCCACGCACTACCGGCAATGTACTACACCAACATCATTGTTGGCACGTTCATGAAAGGAGTCGGACTACGCGAACTTTGGCCCGATGTTCTTGTGCTTGCCCTTTACGCGATTGGGTTGATGACGATCGGTTATCGAATGTTCCACAAGAGGCCAAGCACATGA